A DNA window from Xanthomonas campestris pv. campestris str. ATCC 33913 contains the following coding sequences:
- a CDS encoding GGDEF domain-containing protein, whose translation MAEQPEHPNRPRGGLRRLLPWGGAGTARPATLPSVLGERDGAGLAAHQLVPAKAKSGAHDPAAATALLIRLFSHAAHPEALLLAFAEGIASLHGELGDMGVRLSTAYAAGDWPGYGRALRQLIDKYIRTIDTGDSLAEGRTEAEQLRDLLRHALGNALATLLQRSPELAEEAQTLASALRHWRPGHELITLEQRLRELSHQIGLRAEDASEQQNLLLGLFDLLLENVGELLDDRSWLQGQISVVRQLIAGPMDVGSIEQARGTLREVIYKQGLLKQGIADSKTAMREMMVSFVDRLDGMATSTGEYHDRVAGYSQAIGDARSIPDLNRLLQDVLQDTAGVQAQALAARDELLSARRQVEEAEHRIASLEQELKDVAGLVREDQLTGALNRRGFEELFEREATRTQRSGQPLCVAMLDLDDFRRLNETHGHAGGDAALRHTVDVAKSVLRTTDAIARFGGEEFVLLLPDSTIFEASAAVIRLQRALAQRSLLHEDVRVFVSFSGGVAMRRTDEAQDEVIRRADRAMYDSKAAGKNRVISAD comes from the coding sequence ATGGCAGAACAGCCCGAACACCCCAACCGCCCACGTGGCGGGCTGCGCCGTCTGCTGCCATGGGGCGGTGCCGGCACCGCGCGCCCGGCTACCTTGCCCAGCGTGCTGGGCGAGCGCGACGGCGCTGGATTGGCTGCACATCAGCTGGTGCCGGCCAAGGCCAAGTCGGGCGCGCATGACCCCGCCGCTGCCACTGCGCTACTGATCCGCCTGTTTTCGCATGCCGCGCACCCGGAAGCCTTGCTGCTGGCCTTTGCCGAAGGCATTGCCAGCCTGCATGGCGAGCTCGGCGACATGGGCGTACGCCTGAGTACGGCGTATGCCGCCGGCGACTGGCCCGGGTATGGGCGCGCCCTGCGCCAGCTGATCGACAAATACATCCGCACCATCGATACCGGCGATTCGCTGGCCGAAGGCCGTACCGAAGCCGAACAGCTGCGCGACCTGCTGCGGCACGCGCTGGGCAATGCACTGGCCACGCTGCTGCAACGCAGCCCGGAGTTGGCCGAAGAAGCGCAGACGCTGGCCTCGGCACTGCGCCACTGGCGACCCGGCCACGAACTGATCACCCTGGAACAGCGGCTGCGCGAGCTCAGCCACCAGATCGGCTTGCGCGCCGAAGATGCCAGCGAGCAACAGAACCTGTTGCTGGGGTTATTCGACCTATTGTTGGAAAACGTCGGCGAACTCCTGGACGATCGCAGTTGGCTGCAGGGCCAGATCTCGGTGGTGCGGCAGTTGATCGCCGGGCCGATGGACGTGGGTTCGATCGAACAGGCGCGCGGCACCCTGCGCGAGGTGATCTACAAGCAAGGCCTGCTCAAGCAGGGCATTGCCGACTCCAAGACCGCCATGCGCGAGATGATGGTGTCCTTCGTCGACCGGCTCGACGGCATGGCCACCAGCACAGGCGAATACCACGACCGCGTTGCCGGTTATTCGCAGGCGATCGGCGACGCTCGCAGCATTCCCGACCTCAACCGCTTGCTGCAGGACGTGTTGCAGGACACCGCCGGCGTGCAGGCGCAGGCGCTGGCCGCGCGCGACGAGCTACTGTCCGCGCGCCGCCAGGTGGAAGAAGCCGAGCACCGCATCGCCTCGCTGGAGCAGGAGCTCAAGGACGTCGCCGGGCTGGTGCGCGAAGACCAGCTCACCGGCGCCCTCAACCGGCGCGGCTTCGAAGAACTGTTCGAGCGCGAGGCCACCCGCACCCAGCGCAGCGGGCAACCGCTGTGCGTGGCGATGCTGGACCTGGACGACTTCCGCCGCCTCAACGAGACCCATGGGCATGCCGGTGGCGACGCCGCGTTGCGCCACACCGTGGACGTGGCCAAGTCGGTGCTGCGCACCACCGATGCGATTGCGCGCTTCGGTGGCGAGGAATTCGTGTTGCTGTTGCCGGACTCGACCATCTTCGAGGCCAGCGCCGCGGTGATCCGCCTGCAGCGCGCGCTCGCACAGCGCTCGTTGCTGCATGAGGACGTGCGCGTGTTCGTCAGCTTCAGCGGCGGCGTGGCCATGCGCCGCACCGACGAAGCCCAGGACGAGGTGATCCGCCGCGCCGACCGCGCCATGTACGACTCCAAGGCGGCCGGCAAGAACCGGGTGATCAGCGCCGACTAA